The Bacteroidota bacterium genome window below encodes:
- a CDS encoding alpha/beta hydrolase: MTRYFIIPGLGDSGSDHWQTYFEKSVKNIRRIHQQEWDSPECNDWIQTIDNTLSHYNLSNVVLIGHSLGCATIVHWATTYNKRIKGALLVAPSDLEAPLYTFPAKGFSPIPKQKIDFKTIVVASENDIWVTPERAKYFADCWGSEFISIGNAGHINVVSGYGTWSKGLEILKTFG; encoded by the coding sequence ATGACCCGTTATTTTATTATTCCGGGATTAGGTGATTCCGGTTCTGATCATTGGCAAACATATTTCGAAAAATCTGTAAAAAACATCCGCCGCATACATCAGCAAGAATGGGATTCTCCCGAATGTAACGATTGGATTCAAACAATCGACAACACACTGTCGCATTATAACTTGTCGAACGTTGTGCTGATCGGGCATAGTTTGGGATGTGCAACCATAGTGCACTGGGCAACAACATACAATAAGAGAATCAAAGGAGCGTTACTTGTTGCTCCGAGCGATTTGGAAGCTCCGCTCTATACGTTCCCCGCAAAAGGATTTTCTCCGATACCAAAACAAAAAATCGATTTTAAAACCATTGTAGTGGCAAGTGAGAATGATATTTGGGTAACGCCGGAGAGGGCAAAATATTTTGCCGATTGCTGGGGAAGCGAATTTATCAGTATTGGCAATGCGGGACACATCAATGTCGTGTCCGGTTATGGTACATGGTCAAAAGGTTTGGAAATATTAAAAACGTTCGGATAG